One stretch of Armigeres subalbatus isolate Guangzhou_Male chromosome 2, GZ_Asu_2, whole genome shotgun sequence DNA includes these proteins:
- the LOC134215498 gene encoding uncharacterized protein LOC134215498 yields the protein MLPLVFFVLLAAPVVLSAEENMAGHLVPSATASAKAGLAETSRVGKAIAYNMTIAARKPKRSNVEIPLLIIRPIDKKKKISYKDHMVKLMTGGVASYGSYPDMHSSDHEVFSFEHMLPILGLEGMVFNNAPKTPHFIPSPHYKPSEYHFSPPKFRETSIVSSSFDHTEAEPVQTHPSSAPPNFVPAINTEEQLLKLGHQALSKLETPRAPSHFSPVIQDKPVFIKTEHLPSKFNSQHVHSYKSVPTSDFHPAYGPGMHNEIIMYHKPQYYPSKSPPSYKWHEQTKKPHMSSPLSISTNFYYPKHIPEENYQHPQQQYQALPYYQPQLETTPAPVQTHVSYFIPKEIEPLPVPQTVVHEHAEPQQIHQPSLPVNTVQNGEQVDFVVVKQPSVEEPPKAYYKSKYHKQPHSAPHATYYIHKQFEYPGKGNSNENKVVSEYHGTHNRTKVELIQHHSENLPYSAPQYLPLQPPQQESRQQPSAAYTLHQTQPQPQSFHQPSPQTSAHQNHWKLGRRNQHEQIKPVVEQTSEPEPDNQYASSLQTFRTAKPAEKSTTEVKVEIEHVPQTRSKEKTQTIVQPKLQQQQQQQQQQPKNESTSIRPTTTRAGRQG from the exons CTCCCGTGGTGCTCAGTGCCGAGGAAAACATGGCCGGCCACTTGGTACCATCCGCCACAGCCAGCGCCAAGGCCGGGCTAGCAGAGACGAGCCGAGTGGGCAAGGCCATTGCCTATAACATGACGATAGCTGCGCGAAAACCGAAACGTTCAAATGTGGAAATCCCGTTGCTGATTATTAGACCGATCGACAAAAAGAAAAAGATATCTTATAAGGATCACATGGTCAAACTTATGACCGGTGGCGTGGCATCGTATGGGTCTTATCCGG ATATGCATTCCAGTGATCATGAAGTATTTTCCTTTGAGCATATGTTGCCGATCCTAGGACTGGAGGGAATGGTGTTCAACAATGCTCCCAAAACACCACACTTCATTCCTTCTCCACATTATAAGCCATCTGAATACCATTTTTCGCCCCCAAAATTTAGAGAAACTAGTATCGTTTCATCCAGCTTTGATCATACCGAAGCCGAACCAGTTCAGACTCATCCATCATCAGCCCCACCGAACTTTGTACCTGCCATCAACACGGAAGAACAGTTACTAAAATTGGGCCATCAAGCGCTAAGCAAACTTGAAACACCCAGGGCACCCTCTCACTTTTCGCCAGTAATTCAAGATAAACCCGTTTTTATCAAGACTGAACATTTGCCAAGTAAATTCAATTCCCAACATGTACATTCGTACAAATCAGTTCCAACCAGTGATTTTCATCCAGCTTACGGCCCGGGAATGCACAACGAGATTATCATGTACCATAAGCCACAATACTATCCATCGAAATCACCACCCTCATACAAATGGCACGAGCAAACGAAGAAACCACACATGAGCAGTCCTCTATCCATCTCCACTAACTTCTACTATCCCAAGCACATACCTGAAGAAAACTATCAGCATCCACAGCAACAATATCAAGCTTTGCCTTATTACCAGCCTCAACTAGAAACAACTCCAGCCCCGGTTCAAACGCACGTCAGTTACTTCATCCCGAAAGAAATTGAGCCATTGCCTGTTCCTCAAACAGTTGTCCATGAGCACGCAGAGCCTCAACAAATACACCAGCCATCCCTACCCGTCAACACGGTCCAAAACGGAGAGCAGGTTGATTTCGTTGTGGTCAAACAACCATCCGTAGAGGAACCACCAAAGGCATACTACAAGTCGAAATACCACAAGCAACCACACAGTGCACCCCACGCCACCTACTATATCCACAAACAGTTCGAATATCCCGGAAAAGGAAATAGCAATGAGAATAAAGTGGTTTCCGAATACCACGGAACTCACAATCGAACCAAAGTGGAACTGATTCAACATCATTCGGAAAATCTTCCGTATTCAGCCCCTCAATATCTCCCTCTCCAACCACCTCAACAAGAATCCAGACAGCAGCCCTCAGCAGCTTACACGCTACATCAAACTCAACCTCAGCCTCAATCGTTCCATCAACCAAGCCCGCAAACTTCGGCCCATCAGAACCACTGGAAGCTGGGTCGAAGAAACCAGCACGAACAAATCAAACCCGTCGTGGAGCAAACCAGCGAGCCGGAACCGGACAACCAATACGCGTCGTCCCTGCAAACATTCAGGACGGCGAAGCCAGCCGAGAAGTCCACAACGGAAGTTAAGGTTGAGATCGAGCACGTGCCACAGACTCGGTCGAAAGAGAAGACACAAACGATAGTTCAACCGAAGctgcagcaacaacaacaacaacagcagcagcagccgaaAAATGAAAGTACGAGCATCAGGCCGACAACGACACGGGCCGGTAGGCAGGGTTG A